The Chloroflexota bacterium region GCCAATACGCTCAATATCACTGATACCATGGGCTATTCCATTCCGGAAGAGTTCGGCAAGCTCATCGATGGCATCTTCCACAACGTTCCGGGTATCGATAAGACAATTATCAGCGTTCACTGCCACGATGACCTTGGTCTGTCGGTGGCAAATAGCCTGGAGGCCGTCAGGCGCGGGGCCAGGCAGGTGGAGTGCACTATCAACGGCATCGGGGAGCGGGCGGGTAATGCGTCGCTTGAGGAAATCGTGATGGCCATCAAGACCCGCAGTGACCTATTCAACCTCGGCACCGGTATTGATACCAGGCAAATCTATAAAACCAGCCGGATGGTCAGCGAGCTGACCGGTTTTTCCGTGCAGCCGAATAAAGCCATCGTTGGCGCCAATGCCTTCCGGCATGAGTCGGGGATACACCAGGACGGGGTTATCAAGATGCCCATCACCTTTGAAATTATCGACCCCAAAACCGTAGGCATACCAGCGAGCAGCCTGGTGCTGGGCAAGTTAAGCGGTCGTCATGCCCTGCGTGAGAGGCTGGCTGAACTGGGTTACAGTCTGGAAGATGAAGACTTCAGTCGCGTCTTTCGCGCCTTCAAAGAGCTGGCGGATAAAAAGAAAGAAGTAACCGACCGGGATGTCGAATCGCTGGTTGCCGAGGAGCAGCGCACGGTTTCAGAGCTCTATCACCTTGATCGAATTCAGATATCCTGCGGCGACCGTGGCATTCCAACGGCATCGGTGGTGCTAATCGGCTCTGGGGGAGAAGCGTTATCTGATGCTGCACTGGGCAGCGGGCCGGTTGATGCTGCTTTTAAGGCAATCGATAAAATAGTGAAAGTGCCCAACACACTCACCGAATTCAGTATCAAATCGATTACCGAGGGCATTGACGCCATCGGTGAGGTGCTGTGCCGGATTGAGAGTGATGGCGTTACCTACACCGGTCGGGGGGCAGACACAGATATCATGGTAGCGAGTGCCAAGGCGTACATGAATGCCCTCAATCGTTTGCTGGCCGGCAAGAAAAAAGCTGGGTAGGTGCTGAGATGCCTATCGAACTGGAAATGGTGCTGCGTCTCCTGCTGGCCGCTGCTCTGGGAGCGATTATTGGGTACCAGCGGGAAAGGGCGGGAAAACAGGCGGGGCTGAGAACACATATTCTCATCTCGGTCGGTGCCGCTCTTATCTCCCTACTTTCCATTTATGGTTTTGGTGCTGCCAGTGACCCGGCCAGGGTGGCTGCTGGCGTGGTGGTCGGCGTTGGTTTTCTGGGAGCTGGCGTTATCCTGCACCGTCAGGGAGGCATTGTTGCCGGCCTGACCACGGCGGCTACAATCTGGGTGGTAGCCGGGATAGGCCTTGCCGCTGGCACCGGTTTGTATATTGTTGCGGCGGTAGCTACGGCTCTTGTTCTCGGCGTACTGATAATGCCTCGCTGGATAGGATAAACTTCATTAGGAACACACAAAAATGGCTGAAGGAAGGGAATAAGGGAATAGAGATGAATCTGGCTGAGAAGATACTGGCGGCGCATACGGACCGGAAGAAGGTGAGTCCTGGAGAATTCGTCAATGCCAAGGTAGATGTGATTCTCGGCAATGATATAACGGCACCGATTGCTATCAAGGAATTCCAGAAAATCGGCGTGAGCCGTGTCTTCGACCCGAAGAAAGTCGTGATGGTGCTCGACCACTTCATGCCCACCCGGGACATCGCCTCCGCTGAAATCGCCAAGATGATGCGCGAGTTTTGCGGCGAACAGAAGGCGGTGTTCTTTGAAATCGGTAAGGCGGGAATTGAGCATGTTCTGCTGCCAGAGCAGGGCATTGTGCTTCCCGGTCAGGTGGTCATAGGCGGCGATTCACATACCTGCACCTACGGGGCGGTGGGTGCCTTTGCCACCGGCGTGGGCTCAACCGATATGGCCGCGGCCATGGCGACCGGTGACCTGTGGATGAAAGTCCCCCAGACTATTAAATTTATCTACCATGGTAATCTGGGAAAATGGGTGTCGGGGAAGGACCTCATCCTCCACACCATCGGTGACATTGGTGTTGACGGTGCACTCTATTCGGCGATGGAGTTCACGGGAGAGGCAATCGATGCTCTGCCCATAGACGGGCGGTTCACCATGGCCAATATGGCCATTGAAGCCGGGGGCAAGGCGGGACTTTTCCGGGTGGACAATAAAACACAACTTTACATAAAATCCAGGGCACAGGGTCCATATAACGTGTATGAGCCTGACCCCGATGCTGAATATGCCAAGGTCATTGAGTATGACGTCACGGGGCTGGAACCGCAGGTGGCATTTCCTCATTCGCCGGCCAATGCCAGGCCGGTCACTCAGGCGGGGGACATAAAAATCGACCAGGCAATTATCGGCAGCTGCACCAATGGCAGAATTGATGATTTAAGGGTTGCCGCTCAGATATTGAAAGGGAAGAAGGTGCATCCCAGCGTACGATGCATAGTTATTCCAGGGTCCCAGCAGGTATATGCTGAAGCTTTAAACGAAGGGCTTATTGCGGTATTTATTGAAGCCGATGCTGCGGTAAGCACGCCTACCTGTGGCCCGTGCTTCGGTGGGCACACCGGCGTGCTGGCGGGAGGCGAGCGATGTATATCCACCACCAACCGCAACTTCGTTGGCCGAATGGGGCATCCCAAATCGGAGGTATATCTCGCCAATCCGGCGGTTGCCGCCGCCAGCGCCGTAACCGGCAGAATCAGCCATCCGGATGAGGTTGTTAAATGAAACGGGCCATGCGGAAAAAAGAGAAGGAAATCACCGACGCCGCTGAGCTTGAGCAGATTATAAAGCAGGCAAGAGTATGCCGGCTCGGTTTCGTGGATGGCAACGAGCCTTACGTGGTGCCGGTCTGCTTCGGCTACGAAGATAACGCCTTTTATTTTCACTGCGCGCCGGAAGGCCGCAAAATCGACCTTATCAAAAAGAACAACCAGATCTGCGTGGAAGTAGAGGCTGATGTTCAGGTTATCAATGCCGAGAAACCCTGCGGCTGGTCAACGAAGTACCGGAGCGTTATCGGCGTGGGCCGGGCGCATATTCTGGAAAATGAGGAAGACAAAATCCGTGGTTTGACGGCGCTTATGCGGCAGTTCGGGGATAAGGAGCCGGACATTGAATTTGAGAAGGCCGACCGCGCCGCGGTGGTGAGAATCGATATTGAACATATCGCCGGCAAGAAATCGGGGTACTGAGAAATACGAGCGATGGTCAAGATGCGGAAAAGCTGGCGTGAGAAACTGCGTGACAGCAAAGACCTGCCCAGAGTGGTGGAAATTAACGATAAGATGAGCAAGCGGTGGGGAACGGGGACATGTGTCATCCCTGCCCCAATCGAAGTCGATGAAATCATGAGAAGTGTGCCGAAAGGCAGGCTGATCACGATTAACCAGATTCGTGAGTCCCTGGCTCGAAAACACGGTGCCAGCATCGGTTGTCCCATTACCACAGGTATTTTCTGCAATATCGCCGCCCGTGCCGCCGAGGAAGATGCCAGCGAAGGCGGGAAAAAGATTACCCCCTACTGGCGGACGCTGAAATCCAAGGGAGAGCTGAACGAGAAGTACCCGGGTGGGGTGGAGGCGCAGATTGTCCATCTTCAGTCCGAGGGTCATACCGTTGAGCCGGGCAGGGGGAAGAAGCCGCCGGTGATAAAGGACTTTGAGAAGGCGCTAGTGGAGATTTAGAATTGACACTTTGCTTATGACTAAGAAGGAATATCATGCTGAACTCAATTATGAGAAGTTCTATTACGGGGCACTAGCATGGAAATAAAAGATATTAAACTGTCTGAAATTCGCATATCTGAACTGAATACGAGGAAAGACTTGGAGTCAGGAACAGAAGATAGCAGTTTATCTGACCTAGCAAATAGCATAAAAGAAAAAGGATTGCTGAATCCAATAACTGTTAAAAGAAACGAATCTGACACTTACGACTTAATTGTTGGACAGCGGCGCTTTCTTGCTTGTCAAAATCTAGGGTGGCAATCTATTCCAGCAATCATTAGAGATATTGCAGATGATACAGATGGTACCATAATCTCTCTAATAGAAAATGTACACAGGGCAGATATGAACCCTATAGATAAAGCAAGAGCTTATGAAAAGATTTATGAGGAATATAAGGACTACAGTAAGATAGCAAATGAAACAGGTGTGTCAGTAGCAACTATTAAAAGATACCTAAAAATTCTTGACCTTGCCCCATCTATTCAAGAAAGACTCTCAACAGCAGATGGCCCAGCAGGTATAGCAACTTTATCTAAAATAGCCGAGACTTTTCCAGTAGAACAGCAGGAAGAGGTTCTCAATAAAATTGGGGGCTTTAAACAGCAAATACAATTGGAAATGATTAAGAGGAGTGGCGGTAATTTAAGTGAACTAGAGGTTCTAAAAGGCCAAGCATTGGAAGGGGCTTTGGATGTGCGTTTATGTAGAGGTCTTGAAAAGTGTACCTTTATTCCGCCTGAGCTACGAGGATTAGTGAAAAGTGCAGTGGAGAAGTTTAAGAAGGATGGCAGCACTCAAGAGTTGGAGATATAGCAGAGAATCAAAATGGTGAGGAGGCTTCCTGATGCTAAAAGGTAAAGTTTACAAGTACGGCGCCGATGTGAATACCGATGTCATAATTCCGGCGCGTTATCTCAATATCTATGACCCGGTGGAGCTGGCCAAGCACTGCATGGAAGATATTGATGAGGATTTTCTAAAAAGGGTGGAGCCGGGCGACATCATCATGGCGACCACCAACTTTGGCTGCGGCTCTTCGCGGGAGCATGCCCCTATGGCGATAAAGGCAGCCGGCATTTCCTGCGTTATCGCCAAGAACTTCGCCCGCATCTTCTTTCGCAATGCCATCAATATCGGCCTGCCTTTACTCGAGTGTGAGGAGGCGGTGGACAACACCGAATCGGGCGATGTCCTGGAAGTAGACCTCTCTAAGGGGGAGATAAAAAACATAACCAAAAAACTGACCTTTACCGCCAATCCCTATCCCGACTTCATGGCCGAGATTATATCCTCGGGCGGACTGATTGAATATACCAAAAAACGTTTGACGAGCAGGAGGGTTTAGCATGAAATTTAATATTGTGGTATTACCCGGCGACGGCATTGGCCCGGAAATAACCGAGGCCGCGGTCAATGTACTTCAGGTGGCGGGTAAGAAGTTCGGTCACACGTTTGAACTGTACAACGGCCTTATCGGTGGGGTGGCGATTGATGCCACCGGTGTACCGCTGCCGCCGGATGTGTTGAAAATGAGCCGGAAAAGCGATGCCGTATTGATGGGAGCGGTCGGTGACCCCAGGTTTGATGTTCCAGACGCCAAGGCTCGTCCCGAAGATGGTATGCTGGCGCTGCGCAGGAAGCTGGGGCTCTTCGCCAATCTGCGTCCGGTCAGGAATCTTCCAATGCTCGTCAATGCCACCAACCTGAAACCCGAGGTGGTTGAGGGAGTTGATTTCATCTTTGTCCGTGAACTTACCGGCGGACTATACTTCGGCCGACCGAAAAAACGCTGGCAGACGCCAAAAGGCTGGCGGGCAGTGGACACCATGACCTATTCGGAACAGGAGATTGAGCGTATTGTTCGGGTCGGTTTTGAGCTTGCCCGCGGCAGAAAGAAAAAGCTGGTCTCGGTTGACAAGGCCAATGTGCTGGAATGTTCACGGCTGTGGCGACAGGTGGCGACGGGTCTTTCGGCAAAATACCCCGATGTGGAACTGGAGCACATGCTGGTGGACGCTGCCTCCATGCGCCTGATACAGAACCCGAAGCATTTTGACGTCATCGTCTCCGAGAACACGTTTGGCGATATTCTGACCGATGAAGCATCGATGCTGGCGGGCTCAATGGGGATGCTGCCTTCAGCCAGCCTGGCCGGCGTGCCCCAGGAGGGTGTCAGAACCCTTGGCCTTTATGAACCGATTCACGGCAGCGCCCCCCGTCGTGCCGGCCTGAACATGGCCAACCCCATCGCCACCATACTCAGCATGGCGATGATGCTTCGTTACTCCTGTGGATTGGACAGAGAAGCACAGGTGGTCGAGAAGGCTGTCATCGACGTATTGAATGATGGCTATCGCACCTACGACATCATGGACGAAGGCATGACGCAGGTCGGTACCAAAGAGATGGGCGAATTAATCGCCGGGAAAGTGTGATAAGAAGCTGCCTCATTTCTTCTGCATGAGCTCGATGGAGAAACCGCCAACAGCGTCGGTGCCGTAGTAAGCCCATTTCACCGTCGGGGTTTCGGCGCTCTGGGTAATCTTAAACCCTTTCTCGGCCATTTTGGCCGTTTCCTGCTCAATATCGTCGACGAAAAAGCCGATATGCTGGATGCCCTCTCCTTTTTCCTTCAGGAATTCCTTGACCGGCGTATCGCCCTCCAGCGGCTGTATCAGCTCGAAAGTCAGGTCGCCCACACCGCCCTCGGCGTGCCTTAAGTCGAGTTCCCATTCCGCCGGTTTGCCCTGCAAGGTTTTATCCGCCAGCGCTACTTTACCCTGCGGTCCGAGCAGGGGAGGGAATGGCCCTATTCCCAGCGCTTCGTAAAACTTGATTGCCTTTTCCATGTCCCCGACCACCACCGAGACGTGATGGAATTTCCAGTTCTGATGCATGATACGTACCTCCTTTGTAAATGTCAGCTATCTTATTATATAAGGCTGGTTCATCTGCGTGCGCTTATGCTTTATGCTTTACTGGGCATTTAGTATAATACTTAAAAAGGGAAACCTTTGGCAAGTTGAGTTCACTGTAATCGAAGCGGGGGAAACAAATATGGGAGAGGAAATAAAGAGCGCGCTGGAAATAGCCATGGAGAAGGTGGAGAAACTGGGGGAGGTAACGGAAGAGGAACGTATGAAGTGGAAATACGTTCCGGAAGGGGAGAAACTGGCCGCGCGGCACTTAAAACAAAACCTGAATTTACTATCCGAGCTGGGCAAGTTCGAGGAAAAGGCGAAAGGGTACGTTATCGGAGGGGCTCAGGACGTGCTGGTACGGAACGTAGAGCTGCCCAGAAACGATTATTTGCGCAAGAAGAACAAGCGGGTGATGGAAGGGATAAAGCTACTGAAGAATGACAAGGTGAGCGCGGAGAACGTTTTCAGCAAGATGAGGCGTGTTTTTGACCACTATGCGGAGCAGGGCGAACAGCAGCGAAAACAGGCGTATGAGTCGTTGAAGGTTGATGTTGAAGCGAGGATACAGCAGGCGGTTAAGCAGCAGATGGGTTCGCTGGCCAATGTCAGAATCGACGTGGAAAGCCAGCCTCAGTTCCAGGAGGAATGGCGCCATATGCTGGCACAGCTGGACATGCAATATACAAAACTGCTTGATGAATACAAACAGGAGCTGTCGGCAATACCGTAGAGGAATCAGATGACTGCTAACGATGACCGAATTGAATATGCCGTCTGGCGCACCGAGGTGATACGGCTACCGAAACAGAAACTGGCTACTTTCGGCACGACCAATATCCACTACTACCTGCTTACCGAGCCGGCATACGCAGAGCTGACCAGGGAGGTTAATGAGACGGTGGTACGGGAAGGGAGGGTTATTGCGGAAAGGCCGAAGATAGTCACCCCGTACTATCTCTCCCATCTGGAAGGGTTCAGCCATGAAGCTCGCCGTTACCTTGATGCGCTCATCAAGACCTATGGTTCCGATGCCCCGGGCCTCTTTTACACCTACCGAAATGAGCCCAAGGAGCTTAACATTGTCTCGGGGCACTGGCGGACCGTGGTCGACAGGCTTAATGCTGAGATTGATAAGCATGGTGACCCCCTGGCGGCAATCATAAAGGGTGAAGACGAGCTCTGGGATGTGTCATTGCTCAAATTCATCTATGAAGTGGCCAGAGGTTCATTACCGCACCATATCGCACAGATGGGGGCGAGAGGGCTGCTGGACATGGATGCCAGTGGCGTACCCATGGATGCTAGGGTGAGAATCGAGGAGATGTTCCGTCGGGTGATGAAGGGCGAATTCGACCCGGATGAACTGAAGAAGGAGCTCGACCTCTGGAACCTCTTTGCCGAGTACCAGGATAGATTTTTTGCCATCTTCAGAAAGAAGTAGCTGGAAATATGCAGCCGAAAGGACTTGCGGGATGAATATTGCCTTTATTGAAGCACGCGACCTCTCCGAAGCCTGGTTCCAGTGTGTCTGTAAAACGCTGACCGACGGTTTCGAGTATAAAATCGAGCGGGGAAGCTATGCCGGTCAGAACCGGAAGGAGCTTGACTTCGTCGTCGTTAAGATTCAATATCCTGGGACAAGGCCGCTGGTACCCGATGTGCCGCAGGGGGTGCCGCCGCCAAGCACGATGGATTATATAGAGGAATACCTGCCATACCTGATGGCGGCACACCGGAGAGAGGGAGAGCAGTATACCTACGGCCAGTACCTGGAAAAACAGATCGCCGAGGTAATCAAGATGTACCAGGAAGATGGCTATAACACCAATCAGGCCTTTATGGCGGTGGGTGATGCCCAGTCCATCTTTCTTTCCGACCCTCCCTGCCTGAGGGCCATAGACACCCGAATCAGGCATAACAAACTCAACTTCGTGGTCTACTTCCGTTCCTGGGACCTCTGGGCCGGTTTTCCTTCAAACCTGGCGGCAATTCAGCTGCTGAAGGAATATATGGCCAGTGAGGTAGGGGTTGAGGACGGGGAGATAATCGCCATGAGCAAGGGCCTGCACCTCTACGAGTATTCGTGGGAACTGGCTAAAATTGCGGTGAGAATGGATTGAAGATAGAGCTCACAGTAATGGCAGTTTTAATCTCATTTTGTTTACTCGGCGCCGGGTGTGCTGGCACGAAGGATTTTAGCAAACGGTTAAACCAGATTGTCAGGCCTTATCGTTTCCACATCGCGCAGTGGGAGGCCAGTACCTTTGCTGAGGGGGTCAGGGGGGCAATTGGTGGCCGGGACAAGGCAACTGGCGATGAAATGGAACAGGTAAAGGATTACTTTGATACGGTAGAGCGGATTAAAACCGTGACATCTGAGATAGAGGCGATAAAAGCGGGCAACAAGACGGGCGACCTGGCTTCTCTTGAAGCTGAACTGAGTGAATTGCGGCAGAAAAGGGATTCTCTGGTGAATGCTGCGGAAAAGGTCATTGCCGGGCAGATAAAGGAGATACTTACTCGGCAGGATATCTATCATCCAATTGATAAGTACGTAAAGTTTAAAGTAAATTTCCCGCCCTTGAACTTCAAACTGGAGAGACCGCCTCATTTGCTGGTCATCTCTCCCCGGGACAGAATTGAAACCATGCGGGAGATTGTGCTCCGACAGGAAGTTGGGGTGGCAGAAATACAGCAAATTGAAGGAGAAGTTGATAAACTGGGCGTGTCTTCAATCGTGGTAGGACTCGGTGGTTTTGGCGGGACTTACCCGGCATTTGTGACCAACGAGGCAAGTCTGCGATTTACCGTTGACGCGGCGGCAGAGGAGTGGCTGCATCAGTACCTGTTCTTCAAACCCATGGGGTTTCGTTACGCGCTGGACGTGCTGGGTTTAAAACGCGACTATGAAATTGCCACCCTGAATGAAACCGTGGCCAGTATGATTGGCAAAGAGATCGGTGATATGGTTGCGGAGAGTTACTATCCAGATTTGAAAAGCACGGACAGCGAGCAGAGTAAAAAGTCGGAGTTTGATTTCGATCGTGAGATGCGCGAGATACGAAGGGTGGTGGATGGCTATCTGGCGCGGGGTGAAATCGAGCAAGCTGAGGCATTTATGGAGGAGAAGCGACAGTACCTCGCGTCAAAGGGATACCAGATAAGGAAGCTGAACCAGGCTTACTTTGCCTTTTATGGTGCCTATGCCGACCGGCCGACCTCCATAAGTCCCATCGGGGATGAGTTGAAGAGGCTGAGAGAACAGAGTGACTCACTAAAGGAATTCCTGGAAACGGTGTCATCTATGACGAGCCGCAAGGACCTGCTGGAAAGACTGAAATAAAACATTTATGGTATACTGGTGAAGCTCGTATTTTGGTGTCACTTAAGTATACGGGAATCATTGCTGTGGAAACATTTTTCTTAAGCCAATACAAAAGTCCGCTTGGAAAGTATATCATCGGCAGTTCTACTAGCGGCGCTGTCTGCGTCAAAACTGAATCACATATGACATCAATGGCGGCGCGGTGGCGTAAAAGAGGCATCGAAGTCAAAGACGCTAAAGGTCATAATGATGGAATAATCGCTGAGCTCAATGCCTTCTTCACCGGTGATTTGCATCAGTTCAGCGTTCCCGTCGACCTTCGTGGCACGGAGTTCCAACGTCAAGTCTGGAATTTACTCTTGAATATACCTTATGGAGAGACCAGGTCATACGGCCAAATAGCCGGAGCACTGGGACGCCCCGAGGCCAGTCGTGCTGTTGGACAGGCCATTGGCACCAATCCGGTGGCGATTATCGTGCCCTGCCATCGCGTTATCGGGGTCAACGGCGGATTGGTGGGCTATGGCGGTGGACTGCACCGGAAGCAGGCGCTTCTCGAACTGGAAGCCCAACACCTCGGTAAACACTGACTTCTCCTCGCAGAGTGATATGGAACGAGCCACTATTTCTCTGCAGCCCAGGCCACCCTATTCTTTCGCTCTCACTGCTGCCTATGCCACCTTCTTTCGGGGTCGTTACGGTGGGGACGTCTTTGAAGATGGAGTCTATCAGCGATTGCTGGGCCTGGGGGAATGGCTTTGTCTGGCCAGTGTTCGAGCTTCAGGCACAGTGGATTCGCCACTACTGGAGGTAGAACTCCTCGACCCAACTCTTGACGGTGCTATGATAGCCAGAGCACGTGAGCGAATAGGTTGGATACTGGGTATTGACCGGGATATAAAACCATTCTACCGGATGGCAATGAATGACCGGGCGCTGGCGCCGCTTGTTCGGGGGCTGTGGGGCCTTCATATTCCCCATGCGGCATCGGTTTATGAGGCGCTCATTCAGGCAATTCTGGGACAGCAAATCAGTGCCCATGTGGCGCGCAAGCTGCGCACAGACCTCATCGAAATTTATGGTCCAACCCTGGAAGTAGCGGGCACCGTTTACCATAGTTTCCCTCGACCTGATGCTCTGGTGAGCGCCGGGATAGATGGGCTGCGCGCTCTGGGGTTCAGCGCCAGGAAGTCAGAATACATTATTGATATTTCCTCCGGAGTTGTCACCGGGGAACTTGACCTAGAAGGCCTGCACGCGTTTTCTGACGAAGACGTAATCCGAATGCTGACCGGCCTTCGTGGCGTTGGCTTGTGGACGGCGCAGTGGCTGCTTATCCGTGCCCTGGGGCGTGATGATGGCTTCCCCCACGATGACCTGGCTCTCTGCCGCGTCCTCGGGCAGTTACTGAATAAAGGTGAGCCATTGAAGCCGGAAGAGGCTCTGGAGTATTCATCACGCTGGTCGCCCTATCGCAGCTATGTTACTGCTTACCTGTTCGCTGCCATGCGGTCAGGGTATGCTTTCCCGTCGGTGTAGCTTGAAGGTGAGTATACGAATTAAAAACTGGGGAAAGTTATCTCCTCGCCGGTAATGAACTCAAGCAGTGCCGGGCGGTTCTCCTCTTGATTGGCACGGATGGCACGCTGGATGGCCGGTGCGACATCGGCAGGCTTTTCCACCCTTTCGCCATAACCGCCCATGGCACGTCCCATATCAGCATAGTTGCCGCCGAGGTCCCGGCTCTGGTAGCGTTCGTGTGAGATGGGCATGTGATCTGTCTCAATCGCCATAGTAGAGTTGTTCAGCACGATGGTGATAATCGGAATACTACTCCGCGCCGCAGTTTCAAAATCGAGTCCCACCATACCGAAGGCAGCATCGCCCATGAAGTTGATGGCCACTTTATCAGGTTTGGCCAACTTGGCACCCATGGCAAGTCCAAGACCAGTGCCCAGTCCGTGTGATTTACCCCAGCCGAGATAACTGCGGGGAGCAGTCGCTGTATAAAATGGCACCAACTGGTCGCGCGGACTCCCGGCGTCGTGGGTAACGATGGCATCCTTCGGGTCGATGGTGTGCATGAGTTCCCATATGACCCGGTAGGGATTGATTGGCACCTCGTCTGAGGTGAGTTTGCCAAGCCATTCTTTCATCCAGTCATCTTTTATCTTCTTTATTTCGTGAGCGACATTGCCATCACCTTTGCGCCCTTGTTTGCCAAGTCGCTCTTTTATTACCTCAATGAACTGCTGTAGCACCAGTTTGGCGTCGCCGATGATGGGGTAGTCCGTATAATAATATTTGTTAATGTCTCCAGCATCGGCGATGGCTTGAATAATTACCTTTCCCGAAGGTATTTTCGTAGACATAGTATGAGTGGAAAAACTGCAACCAACGCCGAAGATTACATCAGCCTTATCAAGAAAATGATGCACCGGTTTGGTCATAACACGGGCACCTGTCCCCAGGGAGAGGGGATGGTTTTCCGGGAAGGCACTCTTGCCCAACAGGGTGGTCATCACTGGCGCCTGCAGTAGCTCGGCCAGCTCTACCAGCTCATTCCATGCTTCAGCGTAGAGCACCCCCTGACCGGCATGGATAACCGGACAGCGTGCATCCACCAGTACTTGGGCAACTTTATCTATATCATTTGGATCACCAGCAGCCCGTGAGGACTTTACCGGGTGATAATCAAAGGGCTCTATTTCTTGATTGGCAACATCGGCAGGTATTTCCAGCATTACCGGACCTAGCTTGCCGGTGCGCAGTTGAGAGATGGCACGTCGCATGACTTCAGGTATTCGTTCCGCTATGTTAACCTGCTCTATCCACTTGGTTATAGCCTCATAACTACGGATGGAACTGAAATAAGGCTTTATCCAGGCCCGCTCCCGGTGATGACCCAAGGGGAGGATAAGCACCGGTACTGAATCGGAATAAGCCGTGGCCACTCCTGAAAAGGCGTTCTCTGTTCCAGGGCCGTACTGCATGGCAAAGACGCCGAGACGTTTCCCATTCGTAACGCGACTGTAACCGTCAGCGATGCCCACGCCAACACGCTCCTGTCGGCAAACGACAGGTCGCAGCCCGGCTTTAGCCGAAGAATCTATGATGCCTGTGGTTGGGAAGCAACTGAGAAACTCAGCTCCCTCAAGTTTGAGAATCTCCGCGATGGCATCACTAACTTTCACGATAAAACACCTCCAGATTTATATTCTATCGATTTTACCACAAGTGAATTAGAGATTGCATTTGCAGCCACACACAGTCGTTGGGTCGAATCCTACCCCGGCTACTAAAATGATGAATTACCGCCGCCGATACTGGCGGTTATTGCTGGGGAGCAGGCTGGACCACATTGGTGGCATTTCCCTGAAGAAAGTGAATTACATTGTCAACCGCCATGGCCAAGCCAGCCAGTGTGGCTTCCGGGACCATAGCCGCGGTGTGCGGTGACAGGACCGCATTATCCAGGTTACGCAGTGGGTGGTCCGGTGGCAGGGGTTCCTGCGCGAAAACATCCAGGCCGGCACCGGCAATCACACCGTTTGTCAGCGCCTCTACCAGGTCCTGTTCATTGACTATGGAACCACGTGCCGTGTTAATCAATATTGCTGCTGGTTTCATCAGCATCAGTTCGCGTTTGCTGATAAGATTATTGGTCTGCGGCGAGCCCAGTACATGAATTGATACTACATCCGACTGACGCATCAACTCGTCAAGGGCAACAAACTCAACATCGTGCTGTGCAGACCGTTCTGGTGAAGGGTTAAAGGTCCAGGCAATAACCTTCATACCGATGGACTTCCCCAGTTGTATCATCCGTTGTCCAATACTTCCGGTACCAATCACTCCCAGTGTCTTGCCGGAAAGCTGCAAAGCATAGCCGCGTGCCCATCCACCGGCTCGAAGGGTACGGTCATTCTGAGCTATTTTGCGACCT contains the following coding sequences:
- a CDS encoding methylated-DNA--[protein]-cysteine S-methyltransferase: MTSMAARWRKRGIEVKDAKGHNDGIIAELNAFFTGDLHQFSVPVDLRGTEFQRQVWNLLLNIPYGETRSYGQIAGALGRPEASRAVGQAIGTNPVAIIVPCHRVIGVNGGLVGYGGGLHRKQALLELEAQHLGKH
- a CDS encoding thymidylate synthase, coding for MNIAFIEARDLSEAWFQCVCKTLTDGFEYKIERGSYAGQNRKELDFVVVKIQYPGTRPLVPDVPQGVPPPSTMDYIEEYLPYLMAAHRREGEQYTYGQYLEKQIAEVIKMYQEDGYNTNQAFMAVGDAQSIFLSDPPCLRAIDTRIRHNKLNFVVYFRSWDLWAGFPSNLAAIQLLKEYMASEVGVEDGEIIAMSKGLHLYEYSWELAKIAVRMD
- a CDS encoding thiamine pyrophosphate-requiring protein; translated protein: MKVSDAIAEILKLEGAEFLSCFPTTGIIDSSAKAGLRPVVCRQERVGVGIADGYSRVTNGKRLGVFAMQYGPGTENAFSGVATAYSDSVPVLILPLGHHRERAWIKPYFSSIRSYEAITKWIEQVNIAERIPEVMRRAISQLRTGKLGPVMLEIPADVANQEIEPFDYHPVKSSRAAGDPNDIDKVAQVLVDARCPVIHAGQGVLYAEAWNELVELAELLQAPVMTTLLGKSAFPENHPLSLGTGARVMTKPVHHFLDKADVIFGVGCSFSTHTMSTKIPSGKVIIQAIADAGDINKYYYTDYPIIGDAKLVLQQFIEVIKERLGKQGRKGDGNVAHEIKKIKDDWMKEWLGKLTSDEVPINPYRVIWELMHTIDPKDAIVTHDAGSPRDQLVPFYTATAPRSYLGWGKSHGLGTGLGLAMGAKLAKPDKVAINFMGDAAFGMVGLDFETAARSSIPIITIVLNNSTMAIETDHMPISHERYQSRDLGGNYADMGRAMGGYGERVEKPADVAPAIQRAIRANQEENRPALLEFITGEEITFPSF
- a CDS encoding VOC family protein, with amino-acid sequence MHQNWKFHHVSVVVGDMEKAIKFYEALGIGPFPPLLGPQGKVALADKTLQGKPAEWELDLRHAEGGVGDLTFELIQPLEGDTPVKEFLKEKGEGIQHIGFFVDDIEQETAKMAEKGFKITQSAETPTVKWAYYGTDAVGGFSIELMQKK
- the leuB gene encoding 3-isopropylmalate dehydrogenase, translated to MKFNIVVLPGDGIGPEITEAAVNVLQVAGKKFGHTFELYNGLIGGVAIDATGVPLPPDVLKMSRKSDAVLMGAVGDPRFDVPDAKARPEDGMLALRRKLGLFANLRPVRNLPMLVNATNLKPEVVEGVDFIFVRELTGGLYFGRPKKRWQTPKGWRAVDTMTYSEQEIERIVRVGFELARGRKKKLVSVDKANVLECSRLWRQVATGLSAKYPDVELEHMLVDAASMRLIQNPKHFDVIVSENTFGDILTDEASMLAGSMGMLPSASLAGVPQEGVRTLGLYEPIHGSAPRRAGLNMANPIATILSMAMMLRYSCGLDREAQVVEKAVIDVLNDGYRTYDIMDEGMTQVGTKEMGELIAGKV
- a CDS encoding phosphoglycerate dehydrogenase, with product MIKIVVPDDEPPVFAGTAEENRLKQLGEVCIYDSRALSDEELLNRIADADIVVNIRATSVFSRDVMKNCPKLKLISIYGVGFDNVDIRAASDFKITVTNTPGYSAVAVSEMSLALMLAVGRKIAQNDRTLRAGGWARGYALQLSGKTLGVIGTGSIGQRMIQLGKSIGMKVIAWTFNPSPERSAQHDVEFVALDELMRQSDVVSIHVLGSPQTNNLISKRELMLMKPAAILINTARGSIVNEQDLVEALTNGVIAGAGLDVFAQEPLPPDHPLRNLDNAVLSPHTAAMVPEATLAGLAMAVDNVIHFLQGNATNVVQPAPQQ